Proteins from one Burkholderia sp. genomic window:
- the ligA gene encoding NAD-dependent DNA ligase LigA: MARAPVEPPDNQPSEWAAWLRNELESANHAYYVLDQPDLPDAEYDRLFRELQQIEAEHPDLITPDSPTQRVGGEATTSFTPVIHDAPMLSLNNGFSDEDIAAFDKRVADALDKTAVDRTDTATNPVEYACELKFDGLAISLRYAHGRFVQASTRGDGTTGEDVTENVRTIRSIPLTLKGKNPPTLLDVRGEVLIYKRDFARLNQRQRATEQREFANTRNAAAGSLRQLDSKITAQRSLSFFAYGIGVLEGATMPDTHRGLLDWYAGFGLPVNRERAVVKGIEGLLAFFHKVRAQRDTLPYDIDGVVYKVNRRDEQERLGFVSRAPRFALAHKFPAQEALTRLLAIEVQVGRTGAITPVARLEPVFVGGAMVTNATLHNEDEVRRKDIRIGDTVIVRRAGDVIPEVVSALLDRRTAAAVEFMMPTECPVCGSRIERRPEEAIARCTGGLFCPAQRKQTLRHFAQRRALDIDGLGERIIDQLVEQNLVRTPADLFHLEFTTLAALDRFAGKAAQNLLDSLEKARHTTLGRFIYALGIRHIGESTATDLANHFGSLQSIMDATIEQLLEVNDVGPVVAESLHQFFAEEHNRTVIAQLREKVDLPKGPPTPREPQGVLAGKTVVLTGTLPTLGRNEAKALLEAAGAKVTGSVSKRTDYVVAGTEAGRKLAKAEERGIPVLDEDGMHLLLKRELPS; the protein is encoded by the coding sequence ATGGCCCGAGCCCCAGTTGAACCGCCCGACAACCAGCCGTCCGAATGGGCGGCCTGGCTGCGCAATGAACTCGAAAGCGCAAATCACGCCTATTACGTGCTCGACCAGCCCGACCTGCCCGATGCCGAGTACGACCGGCTATTCCGTGAACTGCAACAGATCGAAGCCGAGCATCCCGACCTGATCACGCCTGATTCGCCGACCCAGCGCGTGGGCGGTGAGGCTACCACTAGTTTCACGCCAGTCATACACGACGCGCCGATGCTGTCACTGAACAACGGTTTCTCCGACGAGGACATCGCCGCCTTCGACAAGCGCGTGGCTGATGCGCTTGACAAGACAGCAGTCGACCGGACCGATACCGCTACCAATCCCGTGGAATATGCCTGCGAGCTGAAGTTCGACGGCCTGGCGATCTCGCTACGCTACGCACATGGCCGCTTCGTGCAAGCCTCCACGCGTGGCGACGGTACCACCGGCGAGGACGTCACCGAGAATGTGCGCACCATCCGTTCGATCCCGCTGACGCTGAAGGGCAAAAATCCGCCGACCCTGCTCGACGTGCGGGGTGAAGTGCTGATATACAAGCGCGATTTCGCGCGCCTGAACCAGCGCCAGCGCGCGACCGAGCAGCGCGAGTTCGCCAATACGCGTAATGCTGCTGCCGGCAGCTTGCGCCAACTCGACTCGAAGATCACTGCGCAACGGTCGCTGTCCTTTTTCGCGTATGGCATCGGCGTGCTTGAGGGCGCGACCATGCCCGACACGCACCGTGGCCTGCTCGACTGGTATGCTGGTTTCGGATTGCCGGTCAATCGCGAGCGCGCGGTGGTGAAAGGCATCGAGGGGTTGCTGGCCTTCTTCCACAAGGTGAGAGCGCAGCGCGACACGCTGCCTTACGACATCGACGGCGTAGTCTACAAGGTCAACCGCCGTGACGAGCAGGAGCGGCTCGGTTTCGTCTCGCGCGCGCCACGTTTCGCGTTGGCCCACAAGTTCCCGGCCCAAGAGGCGCTTACTAGGCTACTGGCGATTGAGGTACAGGTTGGCCGCACCGGCGCGATCACGCCAGTGGCGCGGCTCGAGCCCGTGTTCGTAGGCGGCGCGATGGTCACTAACGCGACCTTGCACAACGAGGATGAGGTGCGCCGCAAAGACATCCGGATCGGCGACACTGTGATCGTGCGGCGCGCCGGAGACGTGATTCCCGAGGTAGTGTCAGCCTTGCTCGATCGGCGCACAGCCGCCGCGGTCGAATTCATGATGCCCACCGAATGCCCGGTCTGCGGCTCGCGCATTGAGCGGCGGCCCGAAGAGGCGATTGCGCGCTGTACGGGCGGGTTGTTCTGCCCGGCGCAGCGCAAGCAGACGCTGCGGCACTTCGCGCAGCGGCGCGCACTTGACATCGACGGCCTCGGCGAGAGGATCATCGACCAGCTGGTCGAGCAGAACCTGGTGCGTACGCCGGCCGACCTGTTCCACCTCGAGTTCACGACGCTAGCGGCGCTCGACCGCTTCGCCGGCAAGGCCGCGCAGAACCTGCTCGACTCGCTGGAGAAGGCGCGTCATACCACGCTCGGTCGCTTCATCTACGCGCTCGGCATCCGCCATATCGGCGAATCGACGGCGACAGACCTGGCTAATCACTTTGGCTCGCTGCAGTCCATTATGGACGCTACGATTGAGCAACTGCTTGAGGTCAACGACGTTGGCCCGGTGGTGGCCGAGTCGCTGCATCAGTTCTTCGCCGAGGAGCACAATCGCACCGTGATCGCGCAGCTGCGCGAGAAAGTCGACTTGCCTAAAGGGCCGCCTACGCCACGCGAGCCTCAGGGCGTGCTAGCTGGCAAGACCGTGGTGCTAACGGGCACGCTTCCGACGCTGGGCCGGAACGAGGCGAAGGCGTTGCTCGAGGCGGCCGGTGCCAAAGTGACGGGCTCGGTGTCCAAGAGGACTGATTACGTGGTCGCCGGTACTGAAGCGGGTAGAAAACTCGCCAAGGCCGAGGAGCGTGGCATCCCCGTGCTCGACGAGGACGGGATGCATCTCCTGCTCAAGCGAGAACTGCCATCATAA
- a CDS encoding ferritin-like domain-containing protein codes for MLATTKHMMPWHIEDIDLSRIDRVKAAANEDLLLLLCAASFIENGSDFYASNLSQFFDDDPEVAGWLNEQWEHEELQHGRALKAYIGHVWPEFNWDLAFHNFFDEYSKTCSLEAFEKTRALEMVARCVVETGTATLYRAINDCSDEPILKEITNNIRTDEVRHYKHFFNYFKKYNEGECNGRWAVLGTLMRRLLEIRNEDSEIALRHVFAIRYPDKVRDAAYNRERAARVNALVRRNLSTDMCIKMLLKPLELPSRIQPSVQYPLTKLTQHVFFR; via the coding sequence ATGCTGGCTACAACCAAGCATATGATGCCCTGGCATATTGAAGATATAGACCTCTCGCGGATTGACCGCGTGAAAGCTGCCGCCAATGAAGATCTTTTGCTGCTGCTGTGTGCAGCCTCGTTCATTGAGAACGGCTCTGATTTCTACGCCAGCAACCTAAGCCAGTTTTTCGACGACGACCCCGAGGTAGCAGGCTGGCTCAACGAGCAGTGGGAACACGAGGAGCTGCAGCACGGTCGGGCGCTGAAGGCCTATATCGGCCACGTGTGGCCCGAGTTCAACTGGGATCTCGCCTTTCACAATTTCTTCGATGAATACTCCAAGACTTGCTCGCTGGAAGCCTTCGAGAAGACACGCGCGCTCGAAATGGTGGCGCGCTGCGTGGTCGAGACCGGTACAGCCACGCTTTATCGCGCGATCAACGATTGCTCAGACGAGCCGATACTTAAGGAAATTACAAACAATATCCGTACCGACGAGGTGCGCCACTATAAGCATTTCTTTAATTATTTTAAGAAGTATAACGAAGGCGAGTGCAATGGCCGCTGGGCTGTGCTGGGCACCCTGATGCGCCGTTTACTCGAGATCCGCAACGAGGATTCGGAAATTGCGCTGCGCCACGTGTTCGCGATCCGCTATCCCGATAAAGTGCGCGACGCGGCCTACAACCGAGAGCGCGCGGCCCGCGTCAACGCACTGGTGCGACGAAATCTATCGACCGACATGTGTATCAAGATGCTGCTCAAACCGCTCGAGCTTCCTTCACGGATCCAGCCCAGCGTGCAGTATCCACTTACCAAGCTGACTCAGCACGTGTTCTTCCGTTGA
- the lapB gene encoding lipopolysaccharide assembly protein LapB: protein MDLDFWWLLAIPVAFAFGWAASRYDLKKLLSENANLPRSYFRGLNFLLNEQPDQAIDAFIEVAKLDPETVELHFALGNLFRRRGETDRAIRVHQNLLNRDDLPVNERDHALYELGQDFLKAGLLDRAEESFHCLADGDYVLGAQRALLTIYGIEKDWNKSIQTARKIETMSGNSLSTEIAQFHCELASEALARKDGTTVAQQLREALAVNPHNVRATILSGEAAEASGDHQAAIAHWCHVEQQNAAYLPLVAEKLMKAYISRGQAAEGAALLTDYADRYPSNDLLDVAFQYVDELRGADAAHTLARTQMQKAPNLSGMLHLLDAQIADAEEPRCGELKMMRALVRQRTKNLPRYTCHDCGFRVRLFYWQCPGCSGWETYAPRRVEAGVAPTRGAPPSVTKAMGVVA from the coding sequence ATGGATCTGGATTTCTGGTGGCTGCTGGCCATTCCCGTCGCGTTTGCCTTCGGCTGGGCGGCGTCCCGCTATGACCTCAAGAAGCTATTGTCGGAAAATGCGAACCTGCCGCGCTCGTATTTCCGAGGCCTCAACTTTCTGCTGAACGAGCAACCTGACCAGGCCATCGATGCCTTCATCGAGGTCGCCAAGCTCGATCCAGAGACGGTCGAGCTACACTTCGCACTCGGCAACCTGTTCCGCCGGCGTGGTGAAACCGATCGCGCGATCCGCGTCCACCAGAACCTGCTGAACCGTGACGACCTGCCCGTTAACGAGCGCGATCACGCGCTGTACGAGCTGGGCCAAGACTTCCTCAAGGCCGGCCTACTGGACCGCGCAGAGGAGTCCTTCCACTGCCTGGCCGACGGCGATTACGTGCTTGGCGCGCAGCGAGCTCTGCTGACCATCTACGGCATCGAGAAGGACTGGAACAAGTCGATCCAGACGGCGCGCAAGATCGAGACTATGAGCGGCAACTCGCTGTCGACCGAAATCGCACAATTCCATTGTGAGCTGGCCAGCGAGGCGCTGGCCAGGAAGGACGGCACGACGGTCGCCCAGCAGTTGCGCGAGGCGCTTGCCGTGAATCCGCACAACGTACGTGCCACCATCCTGTCGGGCGAGGCTGCCGAGGCTTCCGGCGACCACCAGGCGGCAATCGCCCATTGGTGTCACGTCGAGCAGCAGAACGCCGCCTACCTTCCGCTGGTCGCGGAGAAGCTGATGAAGGCCTATATCTCACGCGGCCAGGCCGCAGAAGGCGCAGCGCTGCTGACCGACTACGCAGATCGTTATCCCTCGAACGACCTACTGGACGTGGCTTTCCAGTACGTGGACGAGCTACGCGGTGCCGATGCCGCGCACACGCTCGCGCGTACTCAGATGCAGAAGGCACCAAATCTGTCCGGCATGCTGCACCTCCTCGACGCGCAGATCGCCGACGCCGAAGAGCCGCGCTGCGGCGAACTCAAAATGATGCGCGCGCTGGTCAGGCAACGAACCAAGAATCTGCCGCGCTACACTTGCCACGACTGTGGTTTCCGCGTACGCCTTTTTTACTGGCAGTGCCCCGGCTGCAGCGGTTGGGAGACCTACGCACCGCGGCGAGTCGAAGCCGGCGTCGCGCCAACTAGGGGCGCACCACCTTCCGTCACGAAGGCGATGGGCGTTGTTGCATAA
- a CDS encoding glycosyltransferase encodes MPVDAIASSRSIYATTPPVEALDEVAVLIPAYNCHDDLECTLASLAETAPVHVLVVDDGSTPLIVPTPRAGLIVEVVRMPRNGGIESALATGIEALAARGFRYAARFDAGDLAVPGRLAKQRAFLATHPRVACVGTWTQVVSREGRPLFMLTPPTDPVRLRRTRFLRSPLVHPSVMLDIQRVLEVGNYRIKYPAAEDLDIFLRLMEHYDCANLPERGLYYELNERGISVTRRFRQIGSTLALVLCYFDVRNPYDWGGLVKSLLHFVTPCSLLHKLKRHMFA; translated from the coding sequence ATGCCCGTCGATGCCATTGCGTCCTCACGCTCGATTTATGCAACAACGCCCCCCGTCGAGGCCCTCGACGAGGTCGCGGTGCTGATCCCGGCCTATAACTGCCACGACGACCTGGAGTGCACTCTCGCCTCGCTGGCTGAAACCGCGCCCGTGCACGTGCTGGTGGTCGACGACGGCAGCACGCCGCTAATCGTGCCGACACCGCGCGCGGGGCTGATCGTCGAGGTGGTACGCATGCCGCGCAACGGCGGCATCGAAAGCGCGCTGGCGACCGGCATCGAGGCACTGGCCGCGCGCGGTTTCCGCTACGCGGCCCGGTTCGACGCCGGCGACCTGGCGGTGCCGGGGCGTCTGGCGAAGCAACGCGCGTTCCTAGCTACGCACCCGCGCGTGGCCTGTGTCGGCACTTGGACCCAGGTGGTCTCGCGCGAAGGTCGCCCGCTGTTCATGCTAACGCCGCCGACCGATCCGGTCCGACTGCGCCGTACCCGCTTCCTGCGTTCACCGCTGGTCCATCCCTCGGTGATGCTCGATATCCAGCGGGTGCTGGAGGTCGGCAACTATCGGATTAAATATCCGGCCGCCGAGGACCTCGATATTTTTTTGCGCTTAATGGAACACTACGATTGCGCGAACCTGCCCGAACGTGGCCTATATTACGAGCTGAACGAAAGAGGCATCAGCGTCACCCGGCGGTTCCGGCAGATCGGTTCGACGCTAGCGCTGGTGCTCTGCTACTTCGATGTGCGCAATCCGTATGACTGGGGCGGTCTCGTCAAGTCCCTGCTTCACTTCGTGACGCCCTGTTCGCTGCTGCACAAGCTGAAACGCCATATGTTCGCGTAG
- a CDS encoding IS5 family transposase, whose product MRKDIHKKGEPKARYRVRNWAAYNEGLISRGNVTIWIDEAVLARMPDAIPTRGRPCVYGDTLIQALLGVKTVYRLTLRALQGFTQSLRDLAFPSLPVPNYTTLCRRAKTLDVELPILRDNEPIHLVVDSTGLKVYGEGEWKVRQHGYSKRRTWRKVHLALNANTGQVHAALMTNQNVADGDALAKLLDQIPREEQIDVIGGDGAYDTKPCHAAIAARSAIPSIPPREGAAHWPADMPGAAWRNGAVDAIARDGRREWKQDSGYHRRSLAENAMYRFKTLTGNYLWARHIASQATEVSIRVGVINRMTDLARPQSVRIA is encoded by the coding sequence ATGCGCAAGGACATACACAAGAAAGGTGAGCCGAAGGCACGCTACCGTGTCAGGAATTGGGCGGCCTATAATGAAGGCCTGATCAGCCGGGGGAACGTAACAATATGGATAGATGAAGCCGTCCTTGCCAGAATGCCCGATGCCATACCCACACGTGGTCGCCCGTGTGTATACGGCGATACGCTGATTCAGGCATTACTTGGCGTGAAGACCGTCTATCGACTGACCTTGCGCGCCCTGCAAGGTTTCACCCAAAGTCTGCGCGATTTGGCCTTCCCGAGCTTGCCGGTGCCGAATTACACCACGCTCTGTCGCCGGGCAAAAACGCTTGATGTCGAACTGCCGATCCTTCGTGACAATGAACCGATCCATCTGGTTGTCGACAGCACCGGTCTGAAGGTCTATGGAGAAGGTGAATGGAAGGTGCGCCAGCACGGCTACTCGAAGCGGCGCACGTGGCGTAAAGTCCATCTCGCGCTCAACGCGAATACAGGTCAAGTGCATGCCGCACTAATGACGAATCAGAATGTGGCTGACGGTGACGCTCTGGCCAAGTTGCTCGACCAGATTCCACGCGAAGAACAAATCGATGTCATCGGCGGTGACGGTGCCTACGACACCAAGCCATGCCATGCGGCCATTGCTGCACGCAGTGCTATTCCTTCGATTCCGCCACGCGAGGGTGCCGCTCATTGGCCAGCGGATATGCCCGGTGCGGCGTGGCGTAATGGCGCGGTTGATGCAATTGCCCGTGACGGTCGTCGAGAATGGAAGCAAGACAGTGGCTACCACCGGCGATCGCTTGCCGAGAATGCGATGTATCGGTTCAAGACCCTCACCGGCAACTATCTCTGGGCGCGTCACATCGCCTCGCAGGCGACCGAGGTCTCCATTCGCGTCGGCGTCATCAACCGTATGACGGACCTCGCTCGTCCGCAATCCGTGCGTATCGCCTGA
- a CDS encoding cobyric acid synthase: MDRIMTVSDRPPLPRGTLMIQGTTSDAGKSTVVAGLCRLARRAGMSVAPFKPQNMALNSAVTVDGGEIGRAQALQAIAAGIPAHTDLNPVLLKPNSDRDVQVIIHGHARGNLDARTYYAYKPVAFEAVLASYERLRSSYNAVIVEGAGSPAEINLRESDIANMGFAEHIDCQVVLVADIERGGVFAHLLGTLACLSSSERARVCGFVINRFRGDSALLKPGLDWLEAQTGKPVLGVLPYLHGLALDAEDMLPSLVHTEASDRGAGVLRVVVPAVPHLSNHTDYNALRAHPHVDFSYWKSGPIPPADLVILPGSKSVQRDLEWLRANDWDRAIQRHLRYGGKLIGICGGMQMLGRSLADPHGIEGLPARVAGLGLLDYDTELRPEKTLVNVGGRLSLDDGAVVSGYEIHMGETRGAALARPALRLDGPEGERLDGTISEDGQILATYLHGLFDTPSACAALLEWAGLDQAAPVDWAVLREASIERLADTFAAHLDLERVFSGFA, translated from the coding sequence ATGGACCGCATCATGACCGTTTCCGATCGCCCACCCTTACCGCGCGGCACACTGATGATCCAGGGCACCACCTCTGACGCCGGCAAGAGCACTGTGGTGGCCGGGCTGTGTCGGCTGGCGCGGCGCGCTGGCATGAGCGTAGCACCATTCAAGCCGCAGAATATGGCGCTCAACAGCGCGGTGACCGTCGATGGCGGCGAGATCGGTCGCGCCCAGGCGCTGCAAGCGATCGCTGCCGGAATTCCAGCGCATACCGACCTGAACCCGGTACTGCTTAAGCCGAACAGCGATCGCGACGTGCAGGTCATCATCCACGGCCATGCGCGCGGCAATCTCGACGCGCGCACCTATTATGCGTACAAGCCAGTGGCCTTCGAAGCCGTGCTGGCATCCTACGAACGCTTGCGTTCCAGCTACAACGCGGTAATCGTTGAAGGCGCCGGCAGCCCGGCCGAGATTAACCTGCGCGAGAGCGACATCGCCAACATGGGTTTCGCCGAGCATATCGACTGCCAGGTGGTGCTGGTCGCCGACATCGAGCGCGGCGGCGTATTTGCGCACCTGCTCGGCACGCTGGCCTGCCTGTCGTCGAGCGAGCGCGCGCGTGTGTGCGGTTTCGTGATCAACCGTTTCCGTGGCGATTCAGCCTTGCTGAAACCTGGCCTCGACTGGCTGGAGGCGCAGACCGGAAAGCCGGTACTCGGCGTGCTACCTTACCTGCACGGCCTCGCGCTCGACGCCGAGGACATGCTGCCGAGCTTAGTGCACACCGAGGCCAGCGATCGCGGGGCAGGCGTGCTGCGGGTGGTCGTGCCAGCCGTTCCGCACCTCAGCAACCACACTGACTACAACGCGCTGCGCGCGCATCCGCACGTAGACTTCTCGTACTGGAAGAGCGGCCCGATCCCACCCGCCGATCTAGTGATCCTGCCCGGCTCGAAGAGTGTGCAGCGCGATCTCGAATGGCTGCGCGCCAACGACTGGGATCGTGCGATCCAGCGTCACCTGCGCTACGGTGGCAAGCTGATCGGAATCTGCGGCGGCATGCAGATGCTGGGCCGCTCGCTTGCCGACCCGCATGGTATCGAGGGGCTGCCGGCACGCGTGGCGGGGCTCGGGCTGCTCGACTACGACACCGAGCTACGGCCTGAGAAGACCCTCGTCAACGTGGGTGGCCGGCTCAGTTTGGACGATGGTGCCGTCGTGAGCGGCTACGAGATCCATATGGGCGAGACGCGCGGCGCTGCACTGGCACGACCGGCGCTGCGGCTCGATGGGCCGGAAGGCGAGCGGCTAGATGGCACCATCTCTGAGGACGGGCAAATTCTGGCCACCTACCTGCATGGCTTGTTCGATACACCCAGCGCTTGTGCCGCGCTGCTCGAATGGGCCGGACTAGACCAGGCGGCGCCGGTCGACTGGGCGGTCCTGCGTGAGGCCTCGATCGAGCGGCTCGCCGATACGTTCGCCGCACATCTCGATCTCGAGCGCGTATTCAGCGGCTTCGCCTGA
- the hpnD gene encoding presqualene diphosphate synthase HpnD, with protein MAVSHLVVDDIQTEAAAVSSGSSFYHSIRILPASQRDALFQVYAFCRAVDDIADNGGSREERAAGLDRWRVDIDACYGGQPHASLVPLTEAIHKFGLKREDFHDMIDGMAMDAAEDICAPDEVMLDLYCDRVASSAGRLSVRIFGMQEVPGIELAHHLGRALQLTNILRDIDEDAGIKRCYLSRELLEHKGIPVTDDPLTIAAHPALTGVCATLVERALAHFARADEIMDGAPRAQVKAPRIMSGTYRCILEAAMARGFAAPRAPLRKPRLRMILLALRYVFF; from the coding sequence TTGGCCGTTTCCCATCTAGTCGTGGACGACATCCAAACCGAAGCCGCTGCTGTCTCATCGGGCAGCTCCTTCTATCATTCGATACGGATCCTACCGGCGTCGCAGCGCGACGCCCTGTTCCAGGTCTATGCGTTCTGTCGTGCCGTCGACGATATTGCCGATAACGGCGGCTCGCGCGAGGAACGCGCGGCCGGGCTCGACCGTTGGCGCGTCGACATCGACGCCTGCTACGGCGGCCAACCACACGCCTCGCTGGTTCCGCTCACCGAGGCAATCCATAAGTTCGGGCTCAAGCGCGAGGATTTCCACGACATGATCGACGGCATGGCGATGGACGCCGCCGAGGACATCTGCGCCCCCGACGAGGTCATGCTCGATCTCTACTGCGATCGCGTGGCGAGTTCGGCGGGCCGGTTGTCGGTGCGGATCTTCGGCATGCAGGAAGTGCCCGGCATCGAGCTAGCGCATCACCTCGGTCGCGCGCTGCAGCTGACCAACATCCTGCGCGACATCGACGAAGACGCGGGTATCAAGCGATGCTATCTGTCGCGCGAGCTGCTTGAGCACAAGGGCATCCCCGTGACCGATGATCCGCTCACGATCGCTGCGCATCCTGCGCTGACGGGCGTCTGCGCGACGCTGGTGGAGCGTGCTCTGGCGCATTTCGCACGCGCAGACGAGATCATGGATGGCGCGCCGCGCGCACAGGTCAAGGCGCCGCGTATCATGTCCGGCACTTATCGCTGCATACTCGAGGCTGCGATGGCACGCGGTTTTGCCGCACCGCGCGCACCGCTGCGCAAACCACGCCTGCGAATGATACTGCTCGCATTGCGTTACGTTTTTTTCTGA
- the hemF gene encoding oxygen-dependent coproporphyrinogen oxidase, giving the protein MSISTFDTQRVRVYLETLQSRIAAALGAFDGTPLGTHAWQRGPEERLRGAGCTSILENGAFFERAGISFSDVSGNALPLSASAVRPQLAGRGFEALGVSLVLHPRNPHCPTVHMNVRMFVAAKAGEAPIFWFGGGMDLTPMYGYEEDARAFHAACRDALAPFGGEYYPRFKSWCDEYFFLKHRNETRGIGGIFFDDFFEPGFERSFELMQGVGDAFLGAYLPIVERRRDTPYGEREREFQAYRRGRYIEFNLVFDRGTLFGLQSGGRTESILISMPPLASWRYDWQPEPGTPEGRLYSDFLVPRDWL; this is encoded by the coding sequence ATGAGCATCTCGACTTTCGACACCCAGCGTGTACGCGTCTATCTGGAAACGTTACAATCCCGCATCGCCGCCGCACTCGGTGCCTTCGACGGCACACCGTTAGGCACGCATGCGTGGCAGCGCGGGCCCGAGGAGCGCCTGCGGGGCGCTGGTTGCACCAGCATCCTCGAGAACGGCGCGTTTTTCGAGCGTGCGGGAATCAGCTTCTCGGACGTCTCCGGCAACGCGCTGCCGCTTTCGGCGAGCGCGGTGCGCCCGCAACTAGCCGGGCGCGGCTTCGAAGCGCTCGGCGTGTCGCTAGTGCTGCATCCGCGTAACCCGCATTGTCCGACCGTGCACATGAACGTGCGCATGTTCGTAGCCGCCAAGGCCGGCGAGGCACCGATCTTCTGGTTCGGCGGCGGCATGGACCTCACGCCCATGTACGGCTACGAGGAGGATGCGCGCGCCTTCCACGCGGCCTGCCGCGATGCGCTGGCACCGTTCGGTGGCGAGTACTACCCGCGCTTCAAGAGCTGGTGCGACGAGTATTTTTTTCTCAAGCACCGCAACGAGACGCGCGGCATCGGCGGGATCTTCTTCGACGATTTTTTTGAGCCTGGCTTCGAGCGTTCGTTCGAACTGATGCAGGGCGTTGGAGACGCTTTCCTGGGTGCCTACCTGCCGATCGTTGAGCGCCGACGCGACACACCCTATGGTGAGCGCGAGCGCGAGTTCCAGGCCTATCGACGCGGTCGCTACATCGAATTCAACCTGGTATTTGACCGCGGCACCTTGTTCGGTCTGCAAAGCGGCGGGCGCACCGAGTCGATCTTGATATCGATGCCGCCGCTGGCAAGCTGGCGCTACGACTGGCAGCCCGAGCCGGGCACCCCAGAGGGGCGCCTGTACAGTGATTTCCTGGTGCCGCGCGATTGGCTGTAA